A stretch of the Candidatus Jettenia sp. AMX2 genome encodes the following:
- the acsB gene encoding acetyl-CoA decarbonylase/synthase complex subunit alpha/beta: protein MSKIICSAAIRGAYQVVDKADKKLAEAIAQKGRDCKVEFPNTAYYLPIIYSMTGIPVKTLEDCENIIGLARSMLPPLPAENHWVPYLGHTLDAGMATLFAEEVYEACKYLIGPHPVDGIWLGAADDIIMRERGIEFVDGTAPGFAAIVGCAPDADTAVKIARELQQKNLYVFMQSDNLGVSFAEQLAEKDVQMGWDTRLVPFGKETSAAVYALGFANRAALSFGNVKPGDYKKNLLYNKNRIFAFVLAIGTAVTDEQYANAAGAINYGFPTISNIDIPEILPTGVCTYEHVVSRVPVDKIVDKCIEVRGLKISVHKIDIPVAYGPAFEGERIRKEEMQIEIGGPGTPAFEYVCTKEIDEVEDGKIRVVGPDLDEIPQGPGVSVGIMVEVYGRKMQPEFEPIFERQMHRFLGEAQGLFHMGQRDTIRHRISKEAFKAGFRLKHIGTIIHAKFHGEFGAILDKVQVTLYTKKEDVEKLLDDVRAAYAERDARLKGMTDESVNVFYSCTLCQSFAPTHICIVTPERSGLCGSVSWLDGKAGYEINPTGPNQPIERGKIVNEGLGQWEGTNSFIYNGSNRSLEKVSLYSIMTDPMTSCGCFECISAMLPMTNGIMVVDRDFTEMTPCGMKFSTLAGTVGGGLQTPGFMGHSKFYLSSKKFISADGGLARVVWMPKALKEELQEMLAQTAESLGLEDFLNKIADETIAQTEEEVLAYMQKVNHPALVLAPML from the coding sequence ATGTCAAAAATCATCTGTTCCGCCGCTATACGCGGCGCGTATCAAGTTGTAGATAAGGCGGATAAGAAACTCGCTGAGGCAATTGCCCAGAAAGGGCGTGATTGCAAGGTTGAGTTTCCCAATACGGCGTATTATTTGCCCATCATTTATTCTATGACAGGCATTCCTGTAAAAACGCTGGAAGATTGTGAAAACATTATTGGCCTGGCAAGGAGCATGCTGCCTCCGCTACCTGCAGAAAATCACTGGGTACCCTATTTGGGACACACCCTGGATGCAGGGATGGCAACGCTGTTTGCAGAAGAGGTATATGAAGCCTGTAAATATTTAATAGGACCCCATCCTGTAGACGGAATATGGCTGGGAGCTGCTGATGATATTATTATGCGTGAACGCGGTATCGAATTCGTTGATGGTACAGCCCCCGGTTTTGCTGCTATTGTAGGATGTGCCCCGGATGCGGATACAGCAGTTAAAATCGCCAGGGAACTCCAGCAGAAAAATCTCTATGTATTTATGCAATCCGATAACCTCGGTGTGTCCTTTGCGGAACAATTAGCGGAAAAAGATGTACAAATGGGATGGGATACCAGGCTTGTTCCATTTGGAAAGGAAACCTCTGCTGCTGTGTATGCTTTAGGCTTTGCAAACAGGGCTGCACTCTCGTTTGGCAACGTGAAGCCGGGTGATTACAAGAAAAACCTTCTCTATAATAAGAATCGTATCTTCGCCTTTGTTCTTGCAATAGGTACAGCGGTTACTGATGAACAATATGCGAATGCGGCAGGTGCAATCAATTACGGCTTTCCTACGATTTCGAATATTGACATTCCTGAAATATTACCGACAGGTGTCTGTACGTATGAACATGTCGTATCAAGGGTACCGGTTGATAAGATCGTTGACAAATGTATTGAGGTCAGAGGATTAAAGATATCCGTACACAAGATTGATATTCCGGTAGCTTACGGCCCTGCTTTTGAGGGTGAGCGTATCAGAAAAGAAGAGATGCAAATTGAAATAGGCGGCCCCGGAACGCCGGCATTTGAATATGTATGTACCAAAGAGATTGACGAAGTAGAAGATGGTAAGATTCGGGTCGTCGGTCCTGACCTTGATGAAATTCCACAGGGACCTGGTGTTTCTGTTGGTATTATGGTTGAGGTGTACGGCAGGAAAATGCAGCCTGAGTTTGAGCCTATTTTTGAGCGTCAAATGCACCGGTTCCTGGGAGAGGCCCAGGGATTATTCCACATGGGTCAGAGAGACACCATACGCCACCGAATCAGTAAGGAAGCGTTTAAAGCCGGTTTCAGGCTCAAGCACATTGGCACCATCATTCATGCCAAGTTTCATGGCGAGTTTGGTGCTATCCTTGATAAAGTTCAGGTTACGTTGTATACAAAGAAGGAAGATGTAGAAAAACTGTTGGACGATGTACGGGCTGCATATGCGGAGCGTGATGCGAGGCTGAAGGGTATGACTGATGAGTCCGTAAATGTGTTTTACAGTTGTACCTTATGTCAGAGTTTCGCTCCTACCCATATCTGTATTGTGACGCCGGAGCGTTCAGGGCTTTGTGGCTCTGTAAGCTGGTTAGACGGAAAAGCAGGTTATGAAATTAATCCAACAGGGCCGAACCAGCCAATTGAAAGAGGAAAAATAGTCAATGAAGGTCTGGGGCAATGGGAGGGAACTAATTCATTTATTTATAATGGTTCTAACCGGTCACTTGAGAAGGTGAGTTTGTATAGTATTATGACAGACCCCATGACAAGCTGTGGGTGTTTTGAATGTATTTCTGCGATGTTACCCATGACAAACGGGATTATGGTGGTAGACAGGGATTTTACCGAGATGACTCCCTGTGGTATGAAATTTTCTACGTTAGCTGGTACGGTCGGTGGAGGTTTACAAACTCCCGGTTTTATGGGACACAGCAAGTTTTATCTGAGCAGCAAAAAATTCATATCGGCCGATGGTGGCCTTGCCCGTGTTGTATGGATGCCAAAGGCACTTAAGGAAGAGTTGCAAGAGATGCTTGCTCAGACAGCAGAAAGCCTGGGCCTCGAGGATTTTCTCAATAAAATAGCTGACGAGACCATTGCTCAGACAGAAGAAGAAGTTCTGGCATATATGCAAAAAGTTAATCATCCTGCGCTGGTTCTGGCGCCAATGTTATAA
- the acsC gene encoding acetyl-CoA decarbonylase/synthase complex subunit gamma has translation MALTGLDIYKLLPKTNCKKCGRPTCLAFAMQLAQKKASLSDCPDVSEEAKNVLGAASAPPIKLVTIGTGDKKVEIGEENVLFRHEEKFYHPTGVAVTIHDDLDDTVFQDRLKKINSLKITRVGTENDIDLVAVINKSAGTEKFTQAAKVVSGNSHLNIILSSASVENMKAALETCAGKRPLIHGANSENCEAMAALAKEKNCPMTVTATTLEELADLTERVKKAGVEEIVLDVSGNNPKEVLHKLTKVRRSALKKNFRALGFPIITFIAEDDPFMEIALASTYLVKYAGIVVVNSCETWSIMPLLTVRANIFTDPQKPIQVEPKLYAVGDVKEDSPVLFTTNFSLTYYTVEGEVEGSRIPAYILSVDTGGTSVLTAYSGDKLNDKVVAKAMEHAQVETKVKHRKLIIPGLVAVMSGKLQETLGWEILVGPREASGIPSYLKTVWRP, from the coding sequence ATGGCATTAACTGGATTAGATATTTATAAACTACTTCCCAAAACGAATTGTAAGAAATGTGGAAGACCTACATGCCTGGCATTTGCTATGCAATTGGCACAAAAAAAAGCAAGCTTGTCAGACTGTCCGGATGTAAGTGAAGAAGCGAAGAATGTGCTTGGAGCTGCTTCTGCTCCCCCAATCAAACTCGTAACTATTGGTACTGGTGATAAGAAAGTGGAGATTGGAGAGGAGAATGTATTATTCAGACATGAAGAAAAATTTTATCATCCGACCGGTGTGGCTGTTACCATTCACGATGATTTGGATGATACCGTTTTTCAGGACAGGCTGAAAAAGATTAACAGCTTGAAAATTACCCGTGTTGGTACTGAAAACGATATTGATTTAGTGGCAGTAATCAACAAGAGTGCCGGTACAGAGAAGTTTACACAAGCAGCAAAAGTGGTTAGTGGCAATTCTCATTTGAATATTATTTTAAGCAGTGCCTCAGTTGAAAATATGAAAGCAGCTTTGGAAACGTGTGCCGGGAAAAGGCCTTTAATACACGGTGCAAATTCTGAAAACTGTGAGGCTATGGCGGCATTGGCAAAGGAAAAAAACTGTCCTATGACAGTTACCGCCACAACGCTTGAAGAACTTGCCGATTTAACCGAGCGGGTAAAAAAAGCTGGTGTCGAAGAGATTGTCCTGGATGTAAGTGGCAACAATCCCAAGGAAGTGCTTCACAAACTAACAAAAGTAAGAAGGTCAGCATTAAAGAAGAATTTTCGCGCCCTTGGGTTCCCCATAATTACTTTTATTGCAGAAGATGACCCATTCATGGAAATTGCCCTTGCAAGCACCTATCTGGTTAAATATGCAGGTATTGTTGTGGTTAATAGTTGTGAGACGTGGTCAATTATGCCGCTGCTTACCGTCAGGGCGAATATATTTACTGACCCGCAAAAACCCATTCAGGTGGAGCCAAAACTGTATGCGGTGGGAGATGTCAAAGAAGATTCTCCTGTCTTGTTTACAACGAACTTTTCGCTTACCTATTATACTGTTGAAGGTGAAGTTGAAGGAAGCCGTATCCCTGCATACATCTTATCGGTAGATACCGGCGGAACTTCTGTGTTGACGGCTTATTCCGGTGATAAACTGAATGATAAGGTTGTAGCCAAGGCAATGGAGCATGCACAAGTTGAGACAAAAGTAAAACACAGAAAACTGATTATTCCCGGACTTGTGGCAGTTATGTCAGGAAAGTTGCAGGAGACCCTTGGCTGGGAGATTCTTGTAGGACCGCGCGAAGCGTCGGGAATCCCGTCCTATTTGAAAACAGTATGGAGACCTTAA
- a CDS encoding cold-shock protein: protein MASGTVKWFNDKKGFGFITQDNGTDVFVHQTEIQSNGFRTLAEGDKVNFEVIKDNKGYKAAKVVKI, encoded by the coding sequence ATGGCAAGTGGAACAGTAAAATGGTTTAATGACAAGAAAGGTTTTGGGTTTATTACTCAGGATAACGGAACGGATGTATTTGTACACCAGACCGAGATTCAGAGCAATGGATTTAGAACGCTGGCTGAAGGTGATAAGGTTAACTTTGAAGTCATTAAAGACAACAAAGGTTACAAAGCAGCCAAGGTTGTTAAAATATAA
- a CDS encoding acetyl-CoA decarbonylase/synthase complex subunit delta codes for MMEIPNVADKWTGGVFEVTIGATKDKGGSRQKTITIGGSKCVPFIDFEGNPGHRPVIAMDVYDTAPDDWNETLAGPFADVINDPALWAKKCVEQYGADLICLKLDGIHPDKGNRSAEDAVKTVKSVLATVGVPLIIWGCEHDEKDNEVMPKVSQAAKGENCLMGIVSQDNYKVLTATCLADGHGIITMAPVDINIGKQVNILVSEMDFPLNRIVMFQSTGALGYGLEYSYSIQERERLAALMGDRMMSMPVICDVGHEAWRSKEAKSDDNDAPQWGHRDQRGPLWETITAASLLQSGVDIIRMNHPRAVATVKDCINRLY; via the coding sequence ATGATGGAAATACCAAATGTTGCGGATAAGTGGACAGGTGGTGTCTTCGAGGTGACCATTGGTGCCACAAAGGATAAAGGAGGCAGTCGGCAAAAAACAATTACTATTGGCGGCTCAAAATGTGTTCCTTTCATTGATTTTGAAGGAAATCCGGGTCATAGACCGGTAATTGCCATGGATGTTTATGATACTGCCCCTGATGACTGGAACGAGACGTTAGCCGGCCCTTTTGCTGATGTGATTAATGATCCGGCACTTTGGGCAAAAAAATGCGTTGAACAGTACGGAGCAGATTTGATTTGCCTTAAACTGGACGGTATCCACCCTGACAAGGGTAACAGAAGTGCGGAAGATGCAGTGAAAACGGTAAAGTCTGTACTTGCAACGGTAGGCGTTCCATTGATTATCTGGGGATGTGAACACGATGAAAAGGATAACGAGGTAATGCCTAAAGTAAGCCAGGCTGCCAAAGGAGAGAACTGTCTGATGGGTATTGTATCTCAGGATAATTATAAGGTGCTTACAGCCACATGTCTTGCAGATGGGCATGGGATTATTACGATGGCTCCTGTAGATATTAATATTGGGAAACAGGTGAATATCCTTGTATCTGAAATGGATTTTCCGCTCAACAGGATAGTTATGTTCCAATCAACCGGTGCATTAGGGTATGGTCTGGAATATTCCTACTCCATTCAGGAACGTGAGCGGCTGGCGGCTCTCATGGGTGACAGGATGATGTCTATGCCGGTAATCTGTGATGTCGGACATGAAGCATGGAGATCGAAAGAGGCAAAATCAGACGATAACGATGCGCCACAATGGGGTCACAGAGATCAAAGAGGGCCGTTATGGGAAACTATTACTGCCGCTAGTCTTCTGCAATCGGGCGTTGACATTATCCGTATGAACCATCCCCGGGCAGTTGCGACCGTAAAAGATTGTATTAACCGTTTATATTAG
- a CDS encoding ATP-dependent Clp protease proteolytic subunit: MIFPITSVSSKDEESEEKEKQRGGDIASKLLKTRTIIVTDEVNKKMAQQIITQLLLLEAENNDEIKVFINSPGGDADAGFAIFDMMRFVKPEIKAICTGVVASAAVIILLGARKENRFSLPNARILIHQPSTGIHGTAADIQIEANEILKCREKINRLIAAETGQTFERVETDTKRNFWMSAEEALKYGLISKVIQTGDDLKS; this comes from the coding sequence ATGATTTTTCCAATAACATCCGTAAGTAGTAAGGACGAGGAGAGCGAAGAGAAGGAAAAGCAGCGTGGTGGCGATATTGCTTCAAAGCTGTTGAAAACCCGTACCATCATCGTTACGGATGAAGTAAATAAGAAGATGGCGCAGCAGATTATTACACAGCTTTTACTTCTTGAAGCCGAAAACAATGACGAGATCAAGGTGTTTATTAATTCCCCCGGAGGTGATGCCGATGCCGGTTTTGCGATTTTCGATATGATGCGTTTTGTTAAGCCGGAAATAAAGGCTATTTGTACAGGGGTTGTAGCAAGTGCTGCCGTGATAATTCTTCTGGGGGCAAGAAAGGAAAACAGGTTTAGCCTGCCAAATGCACGTATTCTGATCCATCAGCCCTCGACGGGCATTCATGGAACTGCTGCGGATATTCAGATTGAAGCGAATGAAATCCTTAAATGTCGTGAAAAGATTAACCGGTTGATTGCTGCTGAAACCGGACAAACTTTTGAAAGGGTGGAGACAGATACCAAGAGAAATTTTTGGATGTCAGCCGAAGAGGCTCTTAAATACGGTCTGATTAGTAAAGTTATTCAAACAGGTGATGATTTGAAATCGTAA
- a CDS encoding B12-binding domain-containing radical SAM protein, translating to MNILLLYPEFPDTFWSFKHALKFIRKKASFPPLGLLTVAAMLPPEWSKRLVDVNVTRLTNEDLEWADYAFISSMVIQRKSAQHIIRRCKDAGVRVVAGGPLFTSEQEQFVDVDHFVLNEAELTLTAFLEDVKNNCARRVYTTSHFADIRKTPTPLWALADLRQYASMSIQYTRGCPYHCEFCNVTSLFGRRTRNKTSEQIIAELNSFYNLGWRGPVFFVDDNFIGNKKSLKEDLLPALIKWQQEHVPIPFNTEVSINLADDEYLMQMMYEAGFDTVFVGIETPDTDSLAECNKKQNKNRNLIEDVRRIQRAGLQVQAGFIVGFDSDTPSIFQRQIDFIQKSGIVSAMIGLLQAPAGTKLYERLKKEGRLLGQMSGDNVDGTTNIVPIMDMDTFREGYKSILKYIYSPENYYQRIKTFFREYRVPKIKTRFEFNHIVALFRVICHIGIFGNERAQFWKLLLWTCFHRRELLPLSITLAVYGYHFRKVSELHIL from the coding sequence ATGAATATACTATTACTATATCCTGAGTTTCCCGACACATTCTGGAGCTTTAAACACGCACTGAAGTTCATACGTAAAAAGGCTTCCTTTCCGCCATTGGGACTACTGACAGTTGCAGCAATGCTGCCTCCTGAATGGTCAAAACGTTTGGTTGATGTTAATGTAACGCGGCTCACGAATGAAGATCTGGAATGGGCAGATTATGCGTTCATCAGCAGTATGGTAATACAAAGGAAGTCAGCCCAGCATATTATCAGACGTTGTAAGGATGCCGGAGTTCGTGTGGTTGCGGGAGGACCATTATTTACGAGTGAGCAAGAGCAGTTTGTGGATGTCGACCATTTTGTACTAAACGAAGCAGAGCTCACCTTGACCGCCTTTTTGGAAGATGTGAAAAATAATTGCGCACGACGAGTATATACCACCTCTCATTTTGCGGATATCCGGAAAACACCAACGCCTCTATGGGCGCTGGCAGACCTGAGACAATATGCCTCGATGAGCATACAATATACCCGTGGCTGTCCCTATCATTGTGAGTTCTGCAATGTAACATCACTATTTGGACGGCGTACACGTAATAAAACTTCAGAGCAGATTATTGCCGAACTGAATAGTTTCTATAATCTGGGATGGCGGGGACCTGTATTCTTCGTAGATGATAATTTTATAGGAAACAAGAAGAGCCTAAAGGAGGATCTGCTACCTGCTTTGATCAAATGGCAGCAGGAACATGTACCGATACCATTTAATACGGAAGTCTCTATTAATCTGGCGGATGATGAATACCTGATGCAAATGATGTATGAAGCAGGCTTTGATACGGTTTTTGTTGGAATTGAAACACCGGACACAGACAGCCTTGCGGAATGTAACAAAAAACAGAACAAAAACCGCAACCTGATCGAAGACGTACGGCGTATTCAGCGGGCCGGTTTACAGGTACAGGCAGGTTTTATTGTTGGATTTGATAGTGATACACCATCTATCTTTCAGCGGCAAATTGATTTTATACAGAAAAGCGGGATTGTATCTGCGATGATTGGCCTGCTTCAGGCCCCGGCAGGGACAAAACTATACGAACGGTTAAAAAAGGAGGGACGTTTGCTGGGACAAATGTCGGGAGATAACGTTGATGGTACAACAAACATTGTCCCTATTATGGATATGGATACATTTAGGGAGGGTTATAAAAGTATTTTGAAGTATATTTATTCTCCCGAAAACTATTACCAACGCATAAAAACCTTCTTTCGGGAATACAGAGTACCAAAGATTAAAACAAGGTTTGAGTTCAATCATATAGTAGCGTTATTCCGTGTTATCTGCCATATTGGTATTTTTGGTAATGAGCGTGCTCAGTTTTGGAAACTCTTGCTATGGACCTGTTTTCATCGCCGGGAATTATTGCCATTGTCCATTACGCTTGCAGTTTACGGCTACCATTTCCGTAAGGTTAGTGAATTACACATCCTGTAA
- a CDS encoding dihydropteroate synthase: MISIAERINGMFKDVREAIKNKDPKAVKELAIKQTEAGASFLDVNVGTAAADPAEAMKWLIEVIQDTVKTPIAIDSQKYDVVKAGLSVIKNEVLINSSKGDPEELDRYLSLAKDYNASLICLTMDKCGIPQDVERRMEIAMKIVEKAMEHDFELSKIYIDPVLFPINVDQKQPALMFDIFNQIRMISDPPPHRNVGLSNFSQGTKEKRLLARTFLTMGISYGLDAAVMDVLDKDLMDAALTAEIIMNQHVYSDSYLTACRK, translated from the coding sequence ATGATTTCCATAGCTGAGCGCATCAACGGTATGTTTAAAGACGTACGTGAGGCGATAAAGAATAAAGACCCGAAGGCTGTGAAGGAACTTGCCATTAAGCAAACTGAAGCCGGCGCAAGTTTCCTGGATGTGAATGTTGGCACTGCGGCTGCTGATCCGGCAGAAGCAATGAAGTGGCTTATTGAAGTTATCCAGGATACGGTAAAGACTCCCATTGCGATTGATAGTCAAAAGTATGATGTAGTGAAGGCTGGTTTATCAGTGATTAAAAACGAGGTGCTTATCAATTCATCAAAAGGTGACCCTGAAGAGCTGGACCGGTATCTGTCTCTTGCAAAAGATTATAATGCATCATTGATATGCCTTACTATGGACAAGTGTGGTATTCCTCAGGATGTTGAGCGGCGTATGGAGATTGCTATGAAGATAGTGGAAAAGGCAATGGAACACGATTTTGAACTTTCAAAGATTTATATCGATCCTGTGCTTTTCCCCATTAACGTTGATCAAAAGCAGCCGGCGCTTATGTTTGATATCTTTAATCAGATCAGGATGATCTCTGACCCTCCTCCACACAGGAACGTAGGGCTGAGCAACTTTTCCCAGGGAACAAAGGAAAAGAGACTTTTGGCCAGAACGTTTCTGACTATGGGCATTTCCTATGGGCTGGATGCTGCGGTGATGGATGTCCTTGATAAGGATCTCATGGATGCGGCTCTTACTGCGGAAATTATTATGAACCAGCATGTTTATAGTGACTCTTACCTTACCGCGTGCAGAAAATAA
- a CDS encoding thioesterase family protein has translation MKIHEIKTRVRYQETDQMGIVYYANFFVYFEMGRTELLRNVGMPYSELEKEHFYFPVAEAHCRFRSPAHYDDVLVIRTWISELRHATIKFDYKVVRESDNKLIAEGFTKLACLNINRRPSPIPEKLRNAIVE, from the coding sequence ATGAAAATACATGAGATCAAAACACGTGTTCGTTACCAGGAAACAGATCAGATGGGGATCGTTTATTATGCCAACTTCTTTGTTTATTTTGAAATGGGCAGGACAGAGTTGCTGAGAAATGTAGGAATGCCATATTCCGAACTGGAGAAAGAACACTTCTATTTTCCCGTTGCTGAAGCTCATTGCCGGTTCCGGTCGCCCGCCCATTATGATGATGTTCTTGTTATCCGGACATGGATTTCTGAGTTAAGACATGCTACGATCAAATTTGACTATAAAGTTGTCCGCGAGAGTGATAACAAGCTTATTGCAGAAGGTTTCACAAAATTAGCCTGTCTCAATATCAACCGCAGACCTTCTCCGATACCAGAAAAGCTAAGAAATGCAATTGTTGAATAA
- a CDS encoding ASKHA domain-containing protein: MENSHYKVNFFPDEVTVEIEKGMTILDAAYKGDLFINALCGGDGTCGKCKVILKSGITESMPTTHISRSETEEGYVLACGTKVMGDLEVFIPEESRLDKGQVLVSEYPQFSGSLAAVSQGVEQFPKNPLTRKIYLELSPPCMDDSMADYERVCQDIMVKTGIPLEKLTTNFAVLKHLPVILRNSRWKVTATLGYRGSSYEILEVQAGDVSANNYGVAVDVGTTTVVAHLLNLSHPETLDSEATYNSQIKYGDDYIQRIIYAEQNDAMEILQESLAEDINHLISTLVKRNKISIHDICAVVCAGNTVMTHFLVGLDPTNIRKEPYLPAAGFIPPFCAHEAGIKINNHGLLYTLPGVGAYVGGDITSGVLAIGLDNAEVLSLLIDIGTNGEIVLGNKDWMVCCSASAGPSFEGSGISCGMRAAKGAIEQIHIKKNFDVDYKSIGDAPPSGICGSGLLDCLANLLRSGVIDRTGNFQKGIDTERLRKTDDGYEFILVDKSETAAKKRDIVITQADIQNLIRSKAAIYSAIATLIESMSMDINDIEQLYLAGGFGNYLDIRSAITIGMLPDIMESKVRFVGNTSVIGAKLSLFSNDAYEVAKTIASRMTYFDLMNNNRYMEEYISANFLPHTDIEKFPSVAEELKI; this comes from the coding sequence GTGGAAAACTCACATTATAAGGTAAATTTTTTCCCGGATGAAGTTACAGTCGAGATTGAGAAAGGCATGACCATTCTTGATGCTGCTTACAAAGGGGACCTTTTTATCAATGCTTTATGCGGAGGTGATGGTACGTGCGGCAAATGCAAGGTGATCCTTAAAAGCGGGATCACTGAGAGTATGCCTACTACGCATATTTCCCGGTCAGAGACAGAAGAAGGATATGTACTGGCTTGTGGAACAAAGGTAATGGGTGACCTGGAGGTATTTATACCTGAAGAGTCCAGGCTTGATAAGGGGCAGGTTTTAGTAAGTGAATATCCGCAGTTTTCCGGTTCCCTTGCAGCAGTTAGCCAGGGAGTAGAGCAATTTCCGAAGAATCCGTTAACAAGGAAGATATATCTGGAATTATCTCCTCCCTGTATGGATGATAGTATGGCAGATTATGAGAGAGTTTGCCAGGATATTATGGTGAAAACCGGCATTCCCCTGGAGAAGTTGACAACAAATTTTGCGGTACTGAAACATTTGCCTGTAATTCTGAGAAATAGCAGGTGGAAGGTGACTGCGACCCTCGGATACAGGGGGTCATCTTATGAGATACTTGAAGTACAGGCGGGTGATGTAAGTGCAAATAACTACGGAGTTGCTGTAGATGTCGGTACAACCACCGTGGTAGCGCATCTGCTTAATCTCTCTCATCCGGAAACCCTTGATAGTGAAGCTACCTACAATTCACAGATTAAATACGGAGATGATTATATCCAGCGAATAATATATGCTGAGCAAAATGATGCAATGGAAATCTTACAGGAATCCCTTGCGGAAGATATTAATCATTTAATCTCCACACTGGTAAAAAGAAATAAGATAAGTATCCATGACATCTGTGCCGTTGTTTGTGCCGGGAATACCGTAATGACCCACTTTCTTGTTGGTTTGGATCCTACCAATATCAGAAAGGAACCGTATCTTCCTGCTGCAGGTTTTATACCGCCTTTTTGTGCCCATGAGGCAGGCATAAAGATCAACAATCATGGTTTGCTTTATACATTGCCAGGTGTCGGGGCATATGTGGGGGGAGACATTACTTCCGGTGTTTTGGCAATTGGCCTGGATAATGCCGAAGTACTATCGCTCCTTATTGATATAGGTACGAATGGCGAGATTGTGCTGGGGAATAAAGACTGGATGGTATGTTGCTCTGCATCTGCCGGACCTTCCTTTGAGGGCAGCGGTATCTCCTGTGGAATGCGTGCAGCGAAAGGTGCGATAGAACAGATACATATTAAAAAGAATTTTGATGTTGATTATAAGTCTATTGGTGATGCCCCTCCTTCTGGAATATGCGGTTCTGGATTGCTGGACTGCCTGGCAAATCTTCTGAGAAGCGGTGTTATTGACAGAACAGGAAATTTTCAGAAAGGAATAGATACCGAGCGATTAAGAAAGACAGATGACGGATATGAATTTATCCTGGTTGATAAGAGCGAAACTGCGGCAAAAAAAAGAGATATTGTTATTACTCAGGCAGATATTCAGAATCTTATACGTTCCAAGGCGGCGATATATTCAGCGATTGCAACATTAATTGAATCAATGAGTATGGATATAAATGATATTGAACAACTCTATTTAGCAGGAGGTTTTGGTAACTACCTGGATATACGAAGTGCTATTACCATCGGAATGCTGCCGGATATTATGGAATCAAAGGTCCGGTTTGTTGGAAATACTTCCGTAATTGGAGCAAAATTATCATTATTTTCCAATGACGCTTATGAGGTGGCAAAAACAATTGCATCAAGGATGACCTATTTTGATCTTATGAATAATAACAGATATATGGAAGAGTACATATCCGCAAATTTTTTACCCCATACGGATATTGAAAAATTCCCATCGGTAGCAGAGGAATTGAAAATATAA
- a CDS encoding AAA family ATPase, with protein MAFNIAVAGKGGTGKSTLSALIIRYITEELGKPVSAVDADPNASLGTLLGLQIKNTVADIREDIVEKKVDFSGMSKDRYIEYAIEESIIETTKFDLLTMGRPEGPKCYCYVNNLLRKYLDKVGTTYPFIVTDNEAGMEHLSRRTTNNVDLLIIVSEPTIVGALTMERILKLAESLPVTIRQKACVLNRVPVNGIHENLQQKLYSIGIEVSAIFPFNTEIYDTAACGASVFEISRENEVYGKLGKFLQKYLPAGMFDRNTISNR; from the coding sequence ATGGCATTTAACATTGCAGTGGCCGGTAAGGGCGGTACGGGGAAATCAACCCTTTCGGCCCTCATAATCCGATATATTACAGAAGAACTTGGTAAGCCGGTGTCTGCTGTTGATGCGGATCCCAATGCTTCTTTAGGCACACTCCTCGGATTACAGATAAAAAATACCGTTGCTGATATCCGTGAAGATATTGTAGAGAAGAAGGTTGATTTTTCAGGGATGTCGAAAGACAGGTATATTGAATATGCGATCGAAGAATCTATCATTGAAACAACTAAGTTTGACCTCTTAACTATGGGCAGGCCTGAAGGTCCTAAGTGTTACTGTTATGTAAATAACCTCCTGCGTAAATATTTGGATAAGGTTGGGACAACGTACCCATTTATCGTAACAGATAACGAAGCAGGCATGGAACATCTCTCACGAAGGACAACCAATAACGTAGATCTTTTGATAATTGTAAGTGAACCTACAATTGTAGGCGCATTAACGATGGAAAGGATTCTTAAATTAGCTGAATCGCTTCCGGTTACAATAAGGCAGAAGGCATGTGTACTAAACAGGGTCCCGGTGAATGGTATTCATGAGAATCTTCAGCAGAAATTGTATAGTATAGGGATAGAGGTGTCTGCGATCTTTCCGTTTAATACCGAGATATATGATACTGCTGCATGCGGAGCTTCTGTATTTGAAATCTCCCGGGAGAATGAGGTATATGGAAAGCTTGGTAAATTCTTACAAAAATATCTGCCGGCAGGCATGTTTGACAGAAATACAATCAGTAACAGATGA